CGATCGGACCGAACGGCGCGACCGTGGTGAAGCTCGACAGGGTGCCGGTGGTCTTGATCTCACCGAAGGCGACGCCGCCGGTGCCGTAGAACAGCACCTTGGGGGTGGCGAGGATACCGACGCGACCGCGAACCGTGCCGAACCACTGGAGCTTCTGATCGATCGCCAGGGTGGTGCCGGCGAGGCCGCCCGGCGGAAGGAACGTAAAAGTGGGAAGACAGGGTCCGGCGACTGGCGCGGCGGCGGTGCCGACGCAGGAGAAGGCAGCGCGGCCCTTTTCGTCCGACCATTGCAGGTCGCCCTCGATGCCATACACCCAGTTGGCGCTCTGCCAATTGTACCCGGCCTGGCCACCAGCAATGGCGCCGTTCATGTCGAACGAAGCACTGGTGATGGAGCCGGCGGGCGGCGCGATCGGCACACCGGTTCCGGAATTGAAGTAGGAGGCGTCGGAGCGCGAGCGGCCCCAGCTGTAACCGGCATTGGCGCCAACGTACCAGCCGGTCCAGCTCCAGACCGGATCCATCACCGGCGCCTTGACGTAGGGACGCGCCGCAAGATCGGCAGCCATCGCACCCGTCGCGAACAGCGACAGTGCCGCTGCCATTCCAATCACGATCCGCTTCATGGGTAACCCCTCCGCACGATTTTGTGATTGGAAACATATGCCAGCTTCGGCCCCAAGGCTGTGCCGCGACGGCAACATCGCGAAACAATCGCGGCGTGTGGCGGCCCGGACTACAACGACATCGCCCGCGCAAGCAATTGAAATCGAAAGACTTCTGCTTACGGCGACGTCGCCTTTGCCCGCTGCGTCAGTCCGACGCGGGCCAGCAAGCCATCGATCACCGGCCAGAACAGCAGCACGATCGCCAGCGTCGTGATCGAGCCGACCAGGCCGTTCGACCAGAACACCTTGAGGTCGCCACCGGAGCCGATCATCGACAGGCGGAAGGCATCTTCGGCGCGATTGCCGAGCACGAGCGCGAGTGTGAACGGCGCCAGCGGAATGCCGATCTTCTTGAAGACGTAGCCGACCACGCCGAAACCGAGCATCAGCCAGATGTCGAACATCGCATTCTGGATCGCGTAGGCACCGATGGCGCAGGACACCACGATCATCGGCGCCACCGCGGCGAACGGCACGCGAAGGATCGAGGCGAAGACCGGCACCGTCGTCAGCACCAGCACGAGGCCGACGACATTGCCGAGATACATCGAGGCGATCAGGCCCCAGACGAAATCCTTGTGCTCGACGAACAGCAGCGGACCGGGATTGAGCCCCCACACCATCAGGCCGCCGAGCAGGATCGCCGCAGTGCCCGAGCCGGGAATGCCAAGCGCCAGCATCGGCAGCAACGCCGCGGTGCCGGAGGCATGCGCCGCCGTCTCGGGCGCGAACACGCCCTCGATGCGGCCCTTGCCGAAGCTCTCGGGATCCTTCGAGAAGCGCTTGGCGAGGTTGTAGCCCATGAAGGACGCCGCGATCGCGCCGCCGGGGGTGATGCCGAGCCAGCAGCCGATGAAGGAGGAGCGCAGCAGCGTCGCCCAGTATTTCGGCAGGTCCTTCCAGACGCCGAGCACGACGCGCAGCGAAATGCTTGCGGCGTGCCCGCGCAGCGCCAGCCGCTCCTCCATCGTCAGCAGGATCTCGCTGATGCCGAACAGGCCGATGACCGCGACCAGGAAGTTGATGCCGCGAAGCAGCTCGGACGAGCCGAAGGTCATGCGCAGATTTCCCGACACCGTGTCCATGCCGATGCCGGCGAGCAGCAGCCCCAGCGACATCGAGATGACGGTCTTGTGCTTGGCCTCACGGCCGAGACCGACAAAGGAGCAGAAGGTGAGCAGATACACCGCGAAGAACTCGGGCGGACCGAACTTCAGCGCAAAGGACGAGATCATCGGTGCCAGGAAGGTGATCAGGAGCACCGCGACCAGCGAGCCGATGAAGGAGGACGTGAACGCCGCGGTCAGCGCCTCCGCCGCCCTGCCCTGCTGCGCCATCGGATAGCCGTCGAAGGTGGTCGCGACCGACCAGGCTTCGCCGGGAATGTTGAACAGGATCGAGGTGATCGCGCCGCCGAACAGCGCGCCCCAATAGATGCAGGACAGCATCACGATCGCCGAGGTCGGATCCATCGTGAAGGTCAGCGGCAGCAGGATCGCGACGCCGTTGGGGCCGCCGAGGCCGGGCAACACGCCGACGAAGATGCCGAGCACCAGCCCGACCATCATCAGCACGAGCGTCTTCCACGTCAGCAGGACGGCAAAGCCGTGGAGCAGGAGACCGAAAGCTTCCATCGTGAAACCGCCTAGCGGCCGAAGGCCGCTTCGAGCGGCCCTTTCGGCATGATGACGTCGAAGGCGACATCGAAGGTGACGAACATGATCGCCGTGAACACAAGAGCGGTGAGCAGCGACTTCCACAACGCGATCTTGCCGACGAGGCGCATGAAGCCGGAGATCAG
The sequence above is drawn from the Bradyrhizobium amphicarpaeae genome and encodes:
- a CDS encoding outer membrane protein translates to MKRIVIGMAAALSLFATGAMAADLAARPYVKAPVMDPVWSWTGWYVGANAGYSWGRSRSDASYFNSGTGVPIAPPAGSITSASFDMNGAIAGGQAGYNWQSANWVYGIEGDLQWSDEKGRAAFSCVGTAAAPVAGPCLPTFTFLPPGGLAGTTLAIDQKLQWFGTVRGRVGILATPKVLFYGTGGVAFGEIKTTGTLSSFTTVAPFGPIASVGSSSTTRVGWTVGAGVEGKITRNWSAKLEYLYMDLGRFSTGNFTLAPTLPISASVSSHFTDHILRAGINYQFDSPVVARY
- a CDS encoding tripartite tricarboxylate transporter permease: MEAFGLLLHGFAVLLTWKTLVLMMVGLVLGIFVGVLPGLGGPNGVAILLPLTFTMDPTSAIVMLSCIYWGALFGGAITSILFNIPGEAWSVATTFDGYPMAQQGRAAEALTAAFTSSFIGSLVAVLLITFLAPMISSFALKFGPPEFFAVYLLTFCSFVGLGREAKHKTVISMSLGLLLAGIGMDTVSGNLRMTFGSSELLRGINFLVAVIGLFGISEILLTMEERLALRGHAASISLRVVLGVWKDLPKYWATLLRSSFIGCWLGITPGGAIAASFMGYNLAKRFSKDPESFGKGRIEGVFAPETAAHASGTAALLPMLALGIPGSGTAAILLGGLMVWGLNPGPLLFVEHKDFVWGLIASMYLGNVVGLVLVLTTVPVFASILRVPFAAVAPMIVVSCAIGAYAIQNAMFDIWLMLGFGVVGYVFKKIGIPLAPFTLALVLGNRAEDAFRLSMIGSGGDLKVFWSNGLVGSITTLAIVLLFWPVIDGLLARVGLTQRAKATSP